The genomic stretch CATTGGTCAGTTTTACTCATCTTTATTTTCAAATCTTATCAATTTATTGAAAAATAATGAGTAGCCTACTTAAATTTTCCATCAAGCAAAAGCATAGGGAGTACCGAAAAAAGAGAAAAGAAAAAATATTTAAAGGAAACATTGTCCACTGTACTATTTGTCATTCCGAGTACAGGGAGTTTGGTGCCTTTGGCCACATCAAACGAAAGAACGCGCAATGCCATAACTGCGGTTCGTTGGAAAGGCACAGACTGGTTTGGAAATATATTCAGGACAAGGAATTGATCAACAGACCACTGAAATTGCTCCATTTTGCGCCCGAAAAAGTCTTTTATGACATTTTTTCGGAATCGTCCCAGATAGATTATTTTCCCTGCGATCTGCATCCGAACATTTACGATTACAAGGGTAAAACCTCGGTCAGCAAGGCCGATATTACCCAAATTCCGTTCGAGGACGATTATTTTGATTTTATTTTATGCAACCATGTCCTGGAGCATATTCCAGACGATGCCCTGGCAATGTCAGAACTCTTTAGAGTGATGAAACCGAATGGCATGGGCATATTCCAAGTTCCCATTGATTATGATCGCGGCAAAACTTATGAAGATTTTTCCATCACATCGGAAAAAGGAAGGTTAAAAGCCTTTGGAAGGCGTGACCATGTTCGGTGGTACGGCCAAGATTACAAAGAACGGCTTGCAAATGCAGGCTTTGAGGTAACAGAGGATGATTATATTTCTTCCTTTACAAAAGAAGAGCAGTTTAAGTATGGGTTTGACAGTACAGAAAAAGTTTACCTGTGCCATAAAAGACCAAGTGAAAAATAGCTTTATGAAAATTGATGTTTTACCCATACTCAGTCTAATACTAGGTTTCTGCAGAAAAATTTATAATAATAATTTTTCATCGCACAAATATTCTGTTTTAAGGACTGAGACCAAGAACTACTTTAATTCTAAAGAGCTGTTTTCAAATTCTAAATTTGAATCTGACTTTATAAGGCCTAACCTAATTGAGAAATATTTCTATTTAGAAACAGGTATCAGGGCTAATGAAAAATCCATTTATAAATTAATTTCATTCAAGGATAAACTGGATGGCAACTATACCTGGCGCGAAATTAAATTGGTTCAAAACTATTTAAATTTTGAGAAGAGCGATATCGAAATCAAAATAACAAGACTGGGAAAGCTTCAAAGCATTATTGGCGTAATCCTAAGTCTTATATTAGTTCTAACATCAATTTTTGGAGCTTCTTATTTCAGTCAATTTGAAATTCTTGAATTACGGGATATTTTAATATATGGTATGATAATTTCAGTCCCTTTTGGTGTAGGTTACTTTATTATTTCTCATATAAACCCAATTATTGTCTCTAGACAAATGGAAAATAAGCTCAAAACTAAAATCCAATCGAAGAACTAGTTTTTAAATCATTTCAGATTCTTCAAATTGATCACCTCCTGCTCGGTCAAATGTCTCCAATGGCCACGTGGCAAATCTTTTTTGGTCAGTCCAGCAAAGATGACACGGTCCAGTTTGGTCACATTGTAGCCCAAGTGCTCAAAAATACGGCGCACAATACGGTTACGCCCACTGTGGATTTCCACTCCGACCTCTCGCTTTGGTGCTCCTTGAATGTAACTTACGCTATCCACGGTAATAGGGCCATCTTCCAGTTCCAGACCGGCTTCAATTTTATGGAGGTCCCCCAAACTTAGGTTATTGTCCAAATGCACGTGGTAAATCTTACGGATATTGTGCTTGGGATGTGTCAATTTTTTGGTGAGGTCGCCATCGTTGGTAAAAAGCAGCAAACCTGTGGTATTCCGGTCCAAACGGCCTACGGGCAACAAACGGTTATTCGAGGCGCTTGAAATCAGTTCCATTACGGTACGGCGTCCCTTCTCATCACTTGTGGTGGTGATAAAGTTTTTGGGTTTGTTCAGTAGTACGTACTCCTTCTTTTCCAAGCTGAGTCGTTTTCCATCAAAACGGACATCGTCGGAGCGCTTTACCTTGTACCCCATCTCGGTCACGGCTTTCCCGTTAACCGTAACATTCCCTGCCGCAATAAAGGTGTCCGCTTCCCGTCGGGAACAAATGCCCGCATTGGCAATGTAGCGGTTCAACCGAATTTCATCCGGATTGGATGGTTTTTTAGGAGCGCTCTGCCTTGGTTTGGAGGAAAATTTTTTGTCAAACGGTTTCTTTCTGTCCCCGCCCTTGAAGTTTTTTGAAGGCCTTTTGCCTTTGTTGTTGTCTGATTTCGCCATCAGTCGGATTTTTTGCAAATGTACTCTTTTTAAGTTCCAAAAATCCTAAAGAACAAAGAATTACAAAATTCGGTTCAAGACCACATCCACATCAATCAAAAGAATACTGAAAACGCCGAGCACAATAATAAATTTGATGATGTTGTGCAGCCAAACGTAGTGCATTTTCCCCTTGGCTTTCCATAAGAGCACCAAGAAAAAAATCAAAAGCCCCACACACACCATAAAATAGTAATGCATATACCCGACATCAAAGGTTTTGATCAACAAAAGTGCGGGAACCAAGGTAAGTACGATCAAACAAGAAATTATCGATTTTGAGACACGGGCACCATAAATTATGGGAATGGTCCTATAGTTCTGTGCCAAATCGCCAGCCATGTTCTCCAAATCCTTGATCATTTCGCGGGCCAATATCAACAGGAACAAGAAAAGTGCGTGCACAAAAATCACGGTCTGGAAATTCTGATAGTACACAAACACCACAAAAAATGGAGCTATCGCCAATGTGGAAGACACCAAGTTGCCCACAAAGGGTATGCGCTTGAGCTTATGGGAGTAAATCCATATACCAAAAATGTAAGCGGAAAAAAACAACACCGCCCTGAACGAAATATAACTTGCCGCAAAAACGGTCAAAAAATTGAGGATAAAATAGGTGGTGAGCTTAAAACGTTGGCTCACCAAACGGTCCAACATACTTTTGGTAGGCTTGTTGATCAGATCTTTTTCCGCATCGTAAAAATTGTTGATGATGTAACCGCTCGCAATCGTAAGGGCAGAAGCCGTAACAATGAGGAACAGGTTTAAATCCAATATGACGTTGCGCAAGGGAACATTGGGGGCGAGTATATAAATGGACGCCAAATATTGCGCCAAGGTTATCACCAAAATATTGTAACCCCGTACCACGGAAAACAGACTCAACAGCTTAAACAGCAAGAGTTTGTTTTTTCTACTAAGCATGGATTTGCCTTTAGAAGTTGTAGACTACCTCCAGATTGTGGCCTTTTAGTGCTTTTTTGGCCTTTTCCAAATCTTGGGTAAAGCCTAAAATATAACCGCCGCCACCGGAACCACAAAGTTTAAGGTAGTAATCGTTTGTTTCGATGCCCTTTTGCCAAAGTTGATGAAATTTGGAGGGAATCATTGGCTTAAAGTTGTCAAAAACTACGTGCGAGAGTTGTTTTAAGTTCCCGAACAAGGATTTTACGTTGCCGTTCAAAAAATCTTCCACACAGGCATCGGTGTGTTTTATGAACTGGTTCTTGATCATATTTCGGAAACCTTCCTGCTTCATGTTTTCCATGAATAGTTGCACCATGGGTGCAGTTTCCCCGGTCATACCGCTGTCCAACAAGAACACAGCGCCTTTTCCTTCGGTATTTTGGGAGGGAATGCTGGTGGATTCGATATTGTCCTTGGAGTTGATAAGTATGGGCAAACTCAAATAACTGTTCAACGGGTCCAACCCGGAGGATTTACCGTGGAAGAAAGATTCCATTTTCCCGAAAATTTTCTTCAATTGAAGCAGTTTTTCACGGGTCAGGTTTTCCAAGACCGTGATCTTATCGGTCGCATAGCGGTCATAAATAGCAGCGACCAATGCACCACTGCTGCCAATTCCATAGCCCTGGGGGATGGAACTGTCAAAATACATTCCCTCGGCCACGTCCTTTTCCAACGCTTCAATATCAAAAGAGACCAAACCTTTTTCCTTCATTTCGAGCACTTTTAAATACTCCGCGTAGGCTTTGAGGCTTTTGTTTGATTTTTGCGCCATTTCGGAATTATCGTTGTCCCACTTGAGCGCGCCTTTGAAAAAATTATAGGGTATGGATAGTCCTTTGGAGTCTTTGATAATGCCGTACTCTCCGAACAATAAAATCTTTGAATAAAATAATGGACCTTTCATATGCTAGTACTAAGATACAAACAAATTTTGTTTAATATTTGATAAACATCGATAAACAAACCGATTTTATCTTTAAAAACCTGTTCTCGTCCCTTCAAAATCTTGGCAAATAACGTAAAAAAACAGCTTAACTGTTCATTTTTAGTCGTTTATTTTGATTGCACCTTTCCCCACTTGGTCGTGGATATACTGGCCATTTTCGCAATGTTCGGCCAATTCGTTCTTGATAAAGTCGTGCACTTTTTCTTTTTCCGCTTCCGGATAGAGCAAATGTACGTTGGCACCGGCATCCAAGGTAAAGCAAACGGGTATTTTGGTTGTTTCGCGGTATTCCCAAATTTTATTGATGATTTCCAAGGTATCCGGTTTCATCAATATAAAATAGGGGCTGCTGGTCATCATCATGGCATGCAAAGTAAGTGCTTCACTTTCCACAAGTTTGATGAACGCCTCCAAATCACCGCTTCCCAAAATAGGTTTTAGTTTGTCCAGATTATCAAACGCCTGTTGAAATCGGTTCTCGGCATATGGGTGGCCGTGCATCAATTGGTGGCCCACCGTACTGCTCACCTGCTTTTGGCCTTTGTGCACCAACAGGATCGTATCGCAATAACTCTTGAAAACTGAATCCACATCAAATGGATATTCGATTCCGTATAAATCTGAACTCTCTGGAATGTTGGCGTGCTGTCCCCATTGAACCAGACTGCCCTTTACACTTCTGCATGCACTTCCAGAACCCAAACGGGCCAAATAGGATGCCTTTGCATGGAAAAATGCTTCATCCATGGATGGATTTAACTGTTTTTCAATATCCATCAAACACAGGGAAAGAGCCGCCATACCACTCGCCGACGAAGCAATCCCACTGCTGTGCGGAAAGGAATTAGAGGTTTCAATCGTAAAATTATATTCCTTTAAAAAGGGCAAGTACTTCGCAATCCGCTCCAAAAAGGTTTGGATCTTGGGCTTAAAATCCTCCTTGGGCTTTCCTTCAAAAAACAAATCGAACGAAAAATTTTCCCTATCCTCTTTTTTTTCGAAAAAAACGGAAGTGGTCGTAGCACATGCATCCAACGTAAAACTAATGGACGGATTGGCAGGCATTTGAACGGGACGTTTTCCCCAGTATTTTACAAGGGCAATGTTGCTTGGTGCTTTCCAGGTCACCTTGCCTTTCTCGGGCGAATTTTGATAGCTACCGGGCAAAAAATCATTTTCCGTCATTGGGAATGGATTATTTCAACAAATATAAGCAGCGACAAACTTACTGGAAATCGGATGCAAATAAATTCTTATTTTAGTCGAAGTTGCGCCAACCATGAAAAAAAGAATTATCTACATAACCCTGAGCGTTTTGGTCTGCCTTGCCATTGGTTTTTTGGCCAGTATTGCAACCCAAAGCTCCGTCAACGATTGGTACGTTACACTCGACAAGCCTTCGTTTACGCCCCCGAACTATCTTTTTGCCCCGGTGTGGACCGCATTGTACATTATGATGGGTGTGGCCGCAGGCATCGTTTGGTCCAAGGGCTATCACCATATTTGGGTAAAGACGGCATTATACCATTTTGCGTTTCAATTGTTGCTGAATGCGTTGTGGAGCATCGTTTTTTTTGGCCTAAAGAATCCTTTGGGCGGAATGATCGTGATTTTGGCCCTGTTAACCATGATCATACTTACCATAAAATGGTTCAAGGTCATCAGCAAAACTGCAGCACTATTAATGATTCCCTATTTATTGTGGGTGGCCTTTGCCTCCGCGCTCAACTACAAAATTTGGGAGCTCAACGCTTAGGAAGACACCATTTCCAGTAATTTCAACATGGTTTTGTGGTTACGGGTCGTTGCCTCCACTTTGAGCTTGTTTTCAATAAGGTTATTATTGAGTTTTGCCTTACCGTAGCCATTTTTACAAAATAAATAGACGCATTTGTTCGTAATGCGGAACCCCTCATTTTCATACTCAAGTTGATTGAACTGTTGCACCAATTCCTCTTTGGGGGCGCTTTTCAGCAAAACATAATATAGCTTGTTTTCTTCCGCTTTTTTCAAATACGGATTGGCTTCCAAAATTGATTTGATGTCT from Flagellimonas oceani encodes the following:
- a CDS encoding class I SAM-dependent methyltransferase encodes the protein MSSLLKFSIKQKHREYRKKRKEKIFKGNIVHCTICHSEYREFGAFGHIKRKNAQCHNCGSLERHRLVWKYIQDKELINRPLKLLHFAPEKVFYDIFSESSQIDYFPCDLHPNIYDYKGKTSVSKADITQIPFEDDYFDFILCNHVLEHIPDDALAMSELFRVMKPNGMGIFQVPIDYDRGKTYEDFSITSEKGRLKAFGRRDHVRWYGQDYKERLANAGFEVTEDDYISSFTKEEQFKYGFDSTEKVYLCHKRPSEK
- a CDS encoding pseudouridine synthase, with the protein product MAKSDNNKGKRPSKNFKGGDRKKPFDKKFSSKPRQSAPKKPSNPDEIRLNRYIANAGICSRREADTFIAAGNVTVNGKAVTEMGYKVKRSDDVRFDGKRLSLEKKEYVLLNKPKNFITTTSDEKGRRTVMELISSASNNRLLPVGRLDRNTTGLLLFTNDGDLTKKLTHPKHNIRKIYHVHLDNNLSLGDLHKIEAGLELEDGPITVDSVSYIQGAPKREVGVEIHSGRNRIVRRIFEHLGYNVTKLDRVIFAGLTKKDLPRGHWRHLTEQEVINLKNLK
- a CDS encoding geranylgeranylglycerol-phosphate geranylgeranyltransferase, translated to MLSRKNKLLLFKLLSLFSVVRGYNILVITLAQYLASIYILAPNVPLRNVILDLNLFLIVTASALTIASGYIINNFYDAEKDLINKPTKSMLDRLVSQRFKLTTYFILNFLTVFAASYISFRAVLFFSAYIFGIWIYSHKLKRIPFVGNLVSSTLAIAPFFVVFVYYQNFQTVIFVHALFLFLLILAREMIKDLENMAGDLAQNYRTIPIIYGARVSKSIISCLIVLTLVPALLLIKTFDVGYMHYYFMVCVGLLIFFLVLLWKAKGKMHYVWLHNIIKFIIVLGVFSILLIDVDVVLNRIL
- a CDS encoding mevalonate kinase; amino-acid sequence: MKGPLFYSKILLFGEYGIIKDSKGLSIPYNFFKGALKWDNDNSEMAQKSNKSLKAYAEYLKVLEMKEKGLVSFDIEALEKDVAEGMYFDSSIPQGYGIGSSGALVAAIYDRYATDKITVLENLTREKLLQLKKIFGKMESFFHGKSSGLDPLNSYLSLPILINSKDNIESTSIPSQNTEGKGAVFLLDSGMTGETAPMVQLFMENMKQEGFRNMIKNQFIKHTDACVEDFLNGNVKSLFGNLKQLSHVVFDNFKPMIPSKFHQLWQKGIETNDYYLKLCGSGGGGYILGFTQDLEKAKKALKGHNLEVVYNF
- the mvaD gene encoding diphosphomevalonate decarboxylase; the protein is MTENDFLPGSYQNSPEKGKVTWKAPSNIALVKYWGKRPVQMPANPSISFTLDACATTTSVFFEKKEDRENFSFDLFFEGKPKEDFKPKIQTFLERIAKYLPFLKEYNFTIETSNSFPHSSGIASSASGMAALSLCLMDIEKQLNPSMDEAFFHAKASYLARLGSGSACRSVKGSLVQWGQHANIPESSDLYGIEYPFDVDSVFKSYCDTILLVHKGQKQVSSTVGHQLMHGHPYAENRFQQAFDNLDKLKPILGSGDLEAFIKLVESEALTLHAMMMTSSPYFILMKPDTLEIINKIWEYRETTKIPVCFTLDAGANVHLLYPEAEKEKVHDFIKNELAEHCENGQYIHDQVGKGAIKIND
- a CDS encoding TspO/MBR family protein — protein: MKKRIIYITLSVLVCLAIGFLASIATQSSVNDWYVTLDKPSFTPPNYLFAPVWTALYIMMGVAAGIVWSKGYHHIWVKTALYHFAFQLLLNALWSIVFFGLKNPLGGMIVILALLTMIILTIKWFKVISKTAALLMIPYLLWVAFASALNYKIWELNA
- a CDS encoding DUF1697 domain-containing protein; protein product: MADLRQVLVENGLKNIKTYIQSGNIVFDSNQTDKDKLQKKIVKIIHGHFGFDVPTLVVQQEDIKSILEANPYLKKAEENKLYYVLLKSAPKEELVQQFNQLEYENEGFRITNKCVYLFCKNGYGKAKLNNNLIENKLKVEATTRNHKTMLKLLEMVSS